From a single Stackebrandtia endophytica genomic region:
- a CDS encoding alpha-amylase, whose protein sequence is MSRRSRYTGVTIATVSALLLAGSAMAQPAADIPSDEPSITTPIGSSEAVVHFFQWPWESIGRECTDTLGPAGFGAVEVSAPQEHVVLPEQGYPWWQDYQPVSYQLDSRRGDRDAFADMVAACDAAGVEVYIDAVINHMTGLGSRSTGSGGNTFDHYEYPAVPYGYNDFHHCGRHGDDDIRDWADRWEVQNCELLNLADLATENDYVRGRLTAYLQDLLNLGVDGFRIDAAKHMPAEDIAAILAGLDGSPKVFLEVIEGGPGEISPTEYTGLGRVTEFRYGYEVGARFADGNLGALQNLESHLLLESADAMTFIDNHDTQRNGQAPLTYRDGARYRMAQAFNLAHAYGAPHLLTGFTFDDHDQGPPADSTGMTLSAVDEAGNCLSGWDCVHRERTVLNMVAFRSAVGDAPMTDWWGDGSQIGFGRGDRGYAAFNATDGELSREFTTGLPPGVYCDVANGDYLNGRCTGPTYEVDDSGTLTATVPPNGVLAVHVGAKI, encoded by the coding sequence ATGTCCCGTCGTTCGCGCTACACCGGCGTCACCATCGCCACCGTGAGCGCTCTTCTTCTTGCGGGATCGGCAATGGCGCAGCCCGCCGCCGACATCCCGTCCGACGAACCGTCCATCACCACACCGATCGGAAGCAGTGAGGCCGTCGTCCACTTCTTCCAGTGGCCGTGGGAATCCATCGGTCGCGAATGCACCGATACCCTGGGGCCGGCCGGCTTCGGCGCCGTCGAAGTGTCGGCTCCGCAGGAGCACGTAGTACTGCCGGAACAGGGATACCCCTGGTGGCAGGACTACCAACCCGTCAGTTACCAACTCGACAGCCGTCGCGGTGACCGCGACGCGTTCGCCGACATGGTCGCCGCCTGCGATGCCGCAGGTGTCGAGGTCTACATCGATGCCGTCATCAATCACATGACCGGTCTTGGGAGCCGGAGCACCGGCAGCGGGGGCAACACCTTCGACCACTACGAGTACCCGGCGGTTCCATACGGGTACAACGATTTCCACCACTGCGGTCGTCACGGTGACGACGACATCCGCGATTGGGCGGACCGCTGGGAGGTCCAGAACTGCGAGCTGCTCAATCTCGCCGACCTGGCGACCGAGAACGACTATGTTCGTGGCCGATTGACCGCCTACCTCCAGGACCTCCTGAATCTGGGAGTCGACGGGTTCCGGATCGACGCCGCCAAACACATGCCCGCCGAGGACATCGCGGCGATCCTGGCGGGTCTGGACGGCAGTCCCAAGGTCTTCCTCGAGGTGATCGAGGGAGGTCCGGGCGAGATAAGCCCCACCGAGTACACCGGACTCGGTCGGGTTACCGAGTTCCGTTACGGCTACGAGGTGGGTGCCCGGTTCGCCGACGGCAACCTCGGTGCACTCCAGAACCTCGAATCGCATCTACTGCTGGAGTCGGCCGACGCGATGACCTTCATCGACAACCACGACACGCAGCGAAACGGTCAAGCTCCGTTGACCTATCGAGATGGTGCGCGTTATCGGATGGCACAGGCGTTCAACCTGGCACACGCCTACGGTGCCCCACATCTTCTCACCGGTTTCACCTTTGACGACCACGATCAGGGACCTCCGGCGGATTCGACCGGTATGACACTGTCCGCCGTCGACGAGGCGGGGAACTGTCTGTCGGGGTGGGACTGTGTGCACCGAGAACGCACCGTGTTGAACATGGTGGCGTTCCGGTCCGCGGTCGGCGATGCTCCGATGACGGATTGGTGGGGAGACGGCTCACAGATCGGTTTCGGCCGTGGAGATCGTGGCTACGCCGCGTTCAACGCCACCGACGGTGAGTTGAGCCGCGAGTTCACTACCGGCCTTCCTCCGGGCGTCTACTGTGATGTGGCCAACGGTGACTACCTGAATGGACGGTGCACCGGTCCGACCTACGAGGTGGATGACTCGGGAACTCTGACGGCGACGGTACCGCCCAACGGAGTGCTCGCGGTGCACGTCGGCGCCAAGATCTGA
- a CDS encoding class I SAM-dependent methyltransferase: MRRLLPVDEWAWDETLFAGSAAHYGVGRMPYPPSVAEAVAEALGGAGTGRLLDVGCGPGSLTIPLAPLFASAVGIDADPDMLAEAGRLADRAGVSNVEWCHLRAEDLPADLGTFRAVSFGQSFHWMDRDLVACRVRGMLSPDGAWIHVGGTTHRGAVDATHSAPPWHRIDELVTRYLGPVRRAGRGTLPDGTRSGEEIVMRRAGFAGPSRIVVTDDRIVERDIDEVVSAVFSLSSSAPHLFADRLGAFELELRHLLTEATATGRFSERLGPIEVVIWRPT, translated from the coding sequence ATGCGTAGGCTTCTGCCGGTGGACGAGTGGGCCTGGGATGAGACGTTGTTCGCCGGAAGCGCCGCGCACTACGGTGTCGGCCGCATGCCGTATCCGCCCTCGGTGGCCGAGGCCGTCGCTGAGGCGCTCGGCGGTGCCGGAACCGGACGCCTACTGGACGTCGGTTGTGGACCGGGGTCGTTGACGATTCCGTTGGCTCCGTTGTTCGCCTCGGCTGTGGGAATCGACGCCGACCCCGACATGCTCGCCGAAGCAGGCCGGCTCGCCGACCGGGCCGGAGTGTCGAATGTCGAGTGGTGCCACCTGAGGGCTGAGGATCTGCCGGCCGACCTGGGCACCTTCCGCGCGGTCTCGTTCGGGCAGTCGTTCCACTGGATGGATCGGGATCTGGTCGCCTGTCGAGTTCGGGGCATGTTGAGCCCGGATGGCGCCTGGATTCACGTCGGCGGTACCACACACCGCGGGGCGGTCGACGCCACGCATTCGGCTCCGCCGTGGCACAGGATCGACGAACTGGTCACCCGATACCTGGGGCCGGTCCGCCGAGCCGGACGGGGGACACTGCCCGACGGCACCCGCTCTGGCGAGGAGATCGTGATGCGGCGTGCCGGATTCGCCGGACCGAGCCGGATTGTCGTCACCGACGACCGGATCGTCGAACGGGACATCGACGAGGTGGTCTCGGCGGTGTTCTCACTGTCGAGCTCCGCGCCGCACCTGTTCGCCGATCGTCTCGGTGCGTTCGAGCTGGAGTTGCGGCACCTCTTGACCGAGGCGACCGCGACGGGTCGCTTCAGCGAGCGCCTCGGTCCCATCGAAGTGGTGATCTGGCGTCCGACGTGA
- a CDS encoding Hsp70 family protein: MSASRLSVDYGTTNTVAVLSWHDERPRVLHFGPSALLASAVHSDGAGRLSTGNDAVRAGRSNPSGFEPHPKRRIDDGEVLLGASTHPVAELIAATLSTVRVEAERVSNGPIDELVMTIPAGWATPRRSVLAEAASLAELPEPTFVPEPVAAASYFATRAQAPIPDGGTAVVYDLGAGTFDVTVVRRTGTDFEVLAVNGLDDLGGIDLDQVLIELIGASLNHERRDVWRRLLAPADATAMRARHELWRDVRDAREALSRQPNADIYLPLVDHQVHINREEFEQHAAVVLGPTITTMMRAVGDSGIPPADLAGVLLVGGASRTPLIATLVHRAVTIAPTTVEQPELVVADGGLCAAPIDQPSATAPPRPTDSRPERPRVPLPSEVARIIGSVMQEEVALATEQGRGPGLSAAVSLLARIDPTAAIDRLLSMEDVYSFSNVFDVLSGDVSAITDALDQVPEDHPLRHIALFEAAEALATTAPETAANLFDRCDRMLRATPTPSRQTRVALLRSAALWSAASDDASERRLTAVTPPHQRDRYLALCQAIRPLAAADPQRALRTLPIAVNGTGDEELSVGILVRYVGVVDVERAGGLVARATRPDGRCEVLLLIAALTEDSAHARGLLSEVERLIPQLPQGYRRDLVFRKVVNAWATVDPERAEYLLASPLDGDPFNSWVLAELAVELAKVDIERAVQLHRMLPDEYAEMAVSLAEALLEVDVQAAERVAHTIPGRFDLWEYRIADLVEQFAEVDLPAAERLTGRLPADDTEADDARLALARQWAGIAPDRAEHWARAIVSPYDECAAVCALAATAAGYTRSSPKRARRLLKEATELAAGLSGRDEIDGLIALGTAAAGLDPAEAARTLAKAEPMVRAVDHRASHNAYTRDLAHAWMTVDRERSERLLRSLKDDPLRTRHLLFIAEEAARKHGITVRPAGPRR, encoded by the coding sequence ATGTCCGCTTCACGCCTCTCTGTCGATTATGGAACAACGAACACCGTGGCGGTGTTGTCGTGGCACGACGAGAGACCGCGCGTGCTGCACTTCGGTCCGTCGGCGTTGCTGGCGTCGGCGGTTCACTCCGACGGTGCGGGGCGGTTGTCGACCGGAAACGACGCGGTTCGCGCTGGCCGCAGCAACCCGTCGGGGTTCGAACCCCATCCCAAGCGACGGATCGACGACGGCGAGGTGCTACTGGGTGCCTCGACGCACCCGGTCGCGGAGTTGATCGCTGCGACCCTGTCAACGGTCCGAGTCGAAGCCGAACGGGTATCCAACGGCCCGATCGACGAGCTCGTCATGACCATCCCGGCCGGCTGGGCGACACCACGACGATCGGTGCTGGCCGAGGCCGCGTCGCTGGCGGAACTCCCCGAACCGACATTCGTCCCCGAACCGGTGGCGGCGGCATCCTATTTCGCCACCCGGGCTCAGGCGCCGATCCCCGACGGCGGGACCGCCGTGGTGTACGACTTGGGCGCGGGAACCTTCGACGTCACGGTGGTTCGCCGCACCGGCACCGACTTCGAAGTACTGGCGGTCAACGGCCTTGACGACCTCGGAGGCATCGACCTCGATCAGGTCCTCATCGAACTGATCGGCGCCTCGCTGAACCACGAACGTCGTGATGTCTGGCGGCGATTGCTCGCACCCGCCGACGCCACCGCCATGCGCGCTCGACACGAACTGTGGCGCGACGTCCGCGACGCCAGGGAAGCCCTGTCCCGTCAACCTAACGCGGACATATATCTGCCGTTGGTCGATCATCAGGTGCACATCAATCGAGAGGAATTCGAACAACACGCCGCGGTCGTGTTGGGACCCACCATCACCACGATGATGCGCGCCGTCGGTGACTCCGGCATACCGCCCGCCGATCTCGCGGGCGTCCTTCTCGTCGGCGGTGCCAGCCGGACGCCCCTGATCGCCACCCTGGTCCACCGCGCCGTCACCATCGCACCGACCACAGTGGAACAGCCGGAGCTCGTCGTCGCCGACGGCGGACTGTGCGCCGCACCGATCGACCAACCGTCGGCGACCGCGCCCCCGCGCCCCACCGATTCCCGTCCCGAACGCCCCCGGGTGCCGTTGCCGAGCGAGGTCGCACGAATCATCGGCTCCGTCATGCAGGAGGAGGTCGCCCTCGCGACAGAACAGGGTCGGGGGCCGGGTCTGTCGGCAGCCGTGTCACTGTTGGCCCGTATCGATCCCACCGCCGCCATCGACCGACTTCTGTCCATGGAGGACGTTTACTCCTTCTCGAATGTCTTCGATGTATTGTCCGGCGACGTTTCCGCCATCACCGACGCCCTCGATCAGGTGCCCGAAGACCACCCGCTCCGGCACATCGCACTGTTCGAGGCCGCTGAGGCCCTCGCGACGACGGCGCCCGAGACGGCCGCGAATCTCTTCGACCGATGTGATCGGATGCTTCGCGCGACGCCGACACCGTCTCGGCAGACCCGCGTGGCCCTCCTGCGAAGCGCCGCGTTGTGGAGCGCAGCGAGCGACGACGCGAGTGAACGCCGGTTGACGGCGGTCACCCCGCCACACCAACGAGACCGGTATCTCGCCCTGTGCCAGGCCATTCGGCCGCTGGCGGCCGCCGATCCGCAGCGGGCACTGCGCACCCTGCCCATCGCCGTCAACGGCACCGGCGACGAGGAACTCTCGGTCGGAATCCTCGTCCGATATGTCGGGGTGGTGGACGTCGAGCGCGCCGGAGGTCTCGTCGCCCGGGCCACCCGTCCCGACGGACGGTGCGAAGTGTTGCTGCTGATCGCCGCCCTGACCGAGGACTCCGCACATGCACGAGGTCTACTGTCGGAAGTGGAGCGTCTCATTCCGCAGCTGCCGCAGGGCTACCGGCGCGACCTCGTCTTCCGCAAGGTGGTCAACGCGTGGGCGACGGTCGACCCCGAGCGCGCGGAGTATCTGCTCGCCTCACCACTTGACGGCGATCCGTTCAACAGCTGGGTCCTGGCGGAACTCGCGGTCGAGCTGGCGAAAGTCGACATCGAACGAGCGGTGCAACTCCACCGGATGCTCCCCGACGAGTACGCCGAGATGGCGGTGTCGTTGGCGGAGGCCCTGCTCGAGGTCGACGTCCAGGCCGCCGAACGGGTCGCACATACCATTCCGGGACGATTCGACCTGTGGGAATACCGCATCGCCGACCTGGTCGAGCAATTCGCGGAGGTCGACCTTCCCGCCGCCGAACGGCTCACCGGCAGGCTTCCCGCCGACGACACCGAAGCCGACGACGCCCGGTTGGCGCTGGCCAGGCAATGGGCCGGTATCGCTCCGGATCGCGCGGAACACTGGGCGCGTGCCATCGTGAGTCCCTACGACGAATGCGCCGCCGTCTGCGCGTTGGCCGCCACCGCCGCCGGGTACACCCGGAGTAGCCCCAAGCGGGCGCGGCGACTTCTCAAGGAGGCCACCGAACTCGCCGCCGGATTGAGCGGACGCGACGAGATCGACGGGTTGATCGCCCTCGGCACGGCGGCCGCCGGTCTGGATCCCGCCGAGGCCGCGCGCACCCTCGCCAAGGCCGAACCGATGGTGCGCGCCGTCGACCATCGGGCGTCGCACAACGCCTACACCCGGGACCTGGCCCATGCCTGGATGACCGTTGATCGGGAACGATCCGAACGCCTACTGCGCTCGCTCAAGGACGACCCGCTACGAACCAGGCACCTGTTGTTCATCGCCGAGGAGGCCGCTCGCAAACACGGCATCACCGTGCGGCCCGCCGGACCGCGAAGATGA
- a CDS encoding ABC transporter substrate-binding protein, giving the protein MKSVNRLAAASVVAALALTGCAGGGDTLEEGADGLTKLTIGISPFQDTYLPIIGEEQGWFEEAGLDVELKSLAWNAITPALISGDVDMAVNNTTGVVSIANSDPDIVYAYGWNPFTEGSALMIRDDGNLKTIDELESELGDREEARTAMIESLAGKTIVTTLATDMGKQINDALTSVGMDETDVEFVDMDPDAGLAAFLSGTGDAYLGGVPQRSRALDEGMQIGLSGPELAPPPINGIITKRGYVENNQDAILAFLNVMHRIVRYCDAETDACGTTITDRLNEETAAGLTLDGFKEYWQNIELYAGNAADAKSMILDEGGVAYWKATWDSDNSYLVDTGAIPAPVDTGDHFLMQDIWDAYVAEYGADETGY; this is encoded by the coding sequence ATGAAATCCGTGAACCGCCTCGCGGCGGCGTCGGTGGTCGCCGCGTTGGCGCTCACCGGTTGCGCCGGTGGCGGCGACACTTTGGAAGAGGGCGCCGACGGCCTCACCAAGCTCACCATCGGGATCTCCCCGTTCCAGGACACCTACCTGCCGATCATCGGTGAGGAACAGGGCTGGTTCGAGGAGGCCGGGCTCGACGTCGAGCTCAAATCGCTGGCGTGGAACGCGATCACACCGGCACTCATCTCCGGCGATGTCGACATGGCCGTCAACAACACCACCGGTGTCGTGTCGATCGCCAACTCCGACCCCGACATCGTCTACGCCTACGGCTGGAACCCGTTCACCGAGGGTTCGGCCCTGATGATCCGCGACGACGGAAACCTCAAGACCATCGACGAGCTCGAATCCGAGTTGGGCGACCGTGAGGAGGCGCGGACCGCGATGATCGAGAGCCTGGCGGGCAAGACCATCGTGACGACACTGGCAACCGACATGGGTAAGCAGATCAACGACGCGTTGACCTCCGTCGGCATGGACGAGACCGATGTCGAGTTCGTCGACATGGACCCGGATGCCGGGCTGGCCGCGTTCCTCAGTGGAACCGGTGACGCCTACCTCGGTGGTGTTCCCCAGCGGTCACGGGCTCTCGATGAGGGAATGCAGATCGGGCTCTCCGGGCCGGAACTGGCTCCGCCTCCGATCAACGGCATCATCACCAAGCGCGGATACGTCGAGAACAATCAGGACGCGATCCTGGCATTCCTCAACGTCATGCATCGGATCGTTCGTTACTGTGACGCCGAAACCGATGCGTGCGGCACCACGATCACCGACCGGTTGAACGAGGAGACCGCGGCCGGGCTCACCCTCGACGGGTTCAAGGAGTACTGGCAGAACATCGAGCTGTACGCGGGTAACGCTGCGGACGCGAAGTCGATGATCCTCGACGAGGGCGGCGTCGCCTACTGGAAGGCGACCTGGGACAGCGACAACTCCTATCTCGTCGACACCGGCGCGATTCCCGCGCCGGTCGACACCGGTGACCACTTCCTGATGCAGGACATCTGGGACGCCTATGTCGCCGAGTACGGCGCCGACGAGACCGGCTATTAG
- a CDS encoding N-acyl homoserine lactonase family protein, which translates to MSVKIHHIVTGELESSLSVSLLNSGAHPELAETDRLPYGFRDDIVRRDGSVHKGVMVPVPVWLLEGTDQTILIDTGLGDIDEVSRMQSRYGVDFVASRSSDQDIVAGLARHGVEPGDVDVVVLTHLHFDHIGNNELFPNATFIVQRDELPQATEPPRFCMFYYPEYAYKVEAVRDRLRVIDGDVRINPAVRLVKIGGHTPGCMVVMVDTDLGTVCLTSDVMYNYKNLELNWPMGSFWDLPELMAGYDRLHREADLIVPEHDWKFLELFPTGTIG; encoded by the coding sequence ATGAGCGTGAAGATCCACCACATCGTGACCGGGGAGCTGGAGAGTTCCCTCTCGGTGTCACTCCTGAACTCCGGTGCGCATCCCGAGCTGGCCGAGACGGATCGGCTGCCGTACGGCTTCCGGGACGACATCGTGCGACGCGACGGCTCGGTCCACAAAGGGGTGATGGTTCCCGTTCCGGTCTGGCTTCTGGAGGGGACGGACCAGACGATCCTGATCGACACGGGTCTGGGTGACATCGACGAGGTGTCGCGGATGCAGAGTCGTTACGGCGTCGACTTCGTCGCCTCACGCTCATCGGACCAGGACATCGTGGCGGGCCTGGCCCGCCACGGTGTAGAACCCGGTGACGTCGACGTGGTCGTGTTGACGCACCTGCACTTCGACCACATCGGAAACAACGAGCTGTTTCCCAACGCCACGTTCATCGTGCAACGGGACGAGCTTCCACAGGCGACCGAGCCACCACGTTTCTGCATGTTCTACTACCCCGAGTACGCCTACAAGGTCGAGGCGGTCCGCGACCGCCTGCGCGTCATCGACGGTGACGTGAGGATCAATCCGGCGGTGCGGTTGGTCAAGATCGGGGGCCACACACCCGGATGCATGGTCGTCATGGTCGACACCGATCTCGGGACGGTGTGTTTGACCAGCGACGTGATGTACAACTACAAGAACCTCGAGCTGAACTGGCCCATGGGGTCGTTCTGGGATCTGCCCGAACTTATGGCGGGTTACGACCGGCTGCACCGCGAGGCCGATCTCATCGTCCCCGAACACGACTGGAAGTTCCTCGAGCTGTTCCCCACGGGAACGATCGGATGA
- a CDS encoding ribokinase encodes MSGSTGRPPEVAVVGSINIDLVTTVERHALPGETILASDYTESLGGKGFNQAIAAAKRVPTHLIGCVGDDAFGARAMQTAEGRGVSVTEVAHTDTPTGRALIEVARGGENRIVVAPLANHVLTAERVTAALDRLRPVAVLTQLEIPLDTVEATASWCRANDARFILNPSPVATLPPEILAVADPLIVNEREAEALLTVLPNAERVDVTDHAAAAEALRRVARSVVITAGAKGATFTDEADSGHSAGTRVEVVDTTGAGDEFAGTLLAALATGETLGRATILANTSAAVLVATARSRR; translated from the coding sequence GTGTCAGGCAGCACCGGCAGGCCACCCGAAGTCGCGGTCGTCGGCTCGATCAACATCGACCTGGTCACCACCGTGGAGCGGCACGCTCTTCCAGGCGAGACGATACTCGCCTCCGATTACACCGAATCGTTGGGCGGCAAGGGCTTTAATCAAGCGATCGCGGCCGCCAAGCGAGTGCCGACGCATCTGATCGGTTGCGTAGGCGATGACGCGTTCGGTGCGCGGGCGATGCAGACCGCCGAAGGTCGTGGCGTCTCGGTGACCGAAGTCGCTCACACCGACACACCGACCGGACGCGCGCTGATCGAGGTCGCCCGCGGGGGCGAGAACCGCATCGTCGTCGCACCGCTGGCCAATCACGTTCTGACCGCCGAGCGGGTCACCGCCGCACTCGATCGGCTGCGGCCGGTCGCCGTACTCACCCAGCTGGAAATCCCGCTCGACACGGTGGAGGCGACCGCATCCTGGTGCCGGGCCAACGATGCGCGGTTCATACTCAACCCCAGTCCGGTGGCGACGCTGCCGCCTGAGATCCTCGCGGTGGCCGACCCGCTGATCGTCAACGAGCGGGAGGCCGAAGCACTGCTCACCGTCCTTCCCAACGCCGAACGGGTCGACGTGACCGATCACGCCGCCGCTGCCGAAGCGCTGCGGAGAGTCGCCCGCTCCGTCGTGATCACCGCCGGCGCGAAGGGCGCCACCTTCACCGATGAAGCCGACAGTGGACACTCGGCCGGCACACGGGTCGAGGTCGTCGACACCACCGGAGCCGGAGACGAGTTCGCCGGGACGCTGTTGGCGGCCCTGGCCACCGGCGAGACACTCGGTCGGGCGACGATCCTGGCGAACACCTCGGCCGCCGTCCTGGTGGCGACCGCACGCTCCCGGAGATGA
- a CDS encoding glutamine amidotransferase: MKKALLLGESWTTHMIHQKGFDSFTTTEYVEGGQEYAKALRDNGWQVEHVPAHAIETAFPGDLDALRAYDLVVISDVGVNTFLLSRVVFNTSATEPNRLALIREYVLGGGGLLMVGGYLSFSGIDAKAGYANSPIGDLLPVEILEVDDRAEHPEGAVVKVLDPQHPALGDVGSSWPTLLGFNRTKPKDDAEVLAEVNGHPLVALTSAGAGRTGVFTSDMSPHWAPPPFMQWPGYTPLWNALSTWIAGG, encoded by the coding sequence ATGAAGAAGGCGCTGCTTCTGGGGGAATCGTGGACCACGCACATGATCCACCAGAAGGGATTCGACAGCTTCACCACGACCGAGTACGTCGAGGGAGGCCAAGAGTACGCCAAAGCGTTGCGCGACAACGGATGGCAGGTCGAGCACGTGCCGGCGCACGCGATCGAGACGGCGTTTCCGGGTGACCTCGACGCGCTGCGGGCCTATGATCTCGTGGTCATCAGTGACGTCGGGGTGAACACGTTCCTGTTGTCGCGCGTGGTGTTCAACACCAGTGCCACCGAACCGAACCGACTCGCCCTCATCCGCGAGTACGTCCTCGGCGGCGGCGGACTGCTGATGGTCGGTGGTTACCTGTCGTTCTCCGGCATCGACGCCAAGGCGGGATATGCCAACAGTCCGATCGGGGACCTTCTGCCCGTGGAGATCCTGGAGGTCGACGACCGCGCCGAACATCCCGAGGGCGCCGTGGTCAAGGTCCTCGACCCGCAGCACCCGGCGTTGGGAGACGTCGGCTCGTCCTGGCCGACCCTGTTGGGCTTCAACCGAACCAAGCCGAAGGATGACGCCGAGGTCCTCGCCGAGGTCAACGGCCACCCGTTGGTGGCGCTCACCTCCGCGGGCGCCGGCCGTACCGGGGTGTTCACTTCGGACATGTCACCGCATTGGGCACCGCCGCCGTTCATGCAATGGCCCGGATACACACCACTGTGGAACGCGTTGTCGACCTGGATCGCCGGCGGCTGA
- a CDS encoding DinB family protein, with the protein MRRARFIDANLAGARFIRCDLSGAVMRAVDVDGAEIDAPWLTESDGRLLVNDVDVAPYVEAELNLRFPGRDQRRSDRPDDLQNAWAAVEAAWTSTVKRAASMPEGTVEISVDGEWSFAQTLRHLVMATDTWLRRAVLEIEEPYHPIGLPHAEYETDGYDLSVFTADHPDYTEVTAARTDRMTMVRDFLATTTSRQLAEPRRSPWAPDHRETVLSCVHTILNEEWEHLRYALRDLDKIKEGGG; encoded by the coding sequence GTGCGCCGTGCGCGATTCATCGACGCGAACCTGGCGGGCGCCCGCTTCATCCGCTGCGATCTCTCCGGTGCCGTCATGCGTGCCGTGGACGTCGACGGAGCCGAGATCGACGCCCCCTGGCTGACGGAGAGCGACGGCCGCCTGCTGGTCAACGACGTCGACGTCGCCCCGTACGTCGAGGCCGAGTTGAACCTTCGATTCCCCGGTCGGGACCAACGGCGCTCCGACCGGCCCGATGACCTACAGAATGCCTGGGCCGCAGTGGAAGCGGCATGGACGTCCACCGTCAAGCGAGCCGCTTCGATGCCCGAGGGCACCGTGGAGATCTCAGTGGACGGCGAATGGTCCTTCGCCCAGACTCTGCGGCACCTGGTGATGGCGACCGATACCTGGCTGAGACGAGCCGTCCTGGAGATCGAGGAGCCCTATCATCCGATCGGCCTGCCCCACGCCGAGTATGAGACCGACGGCTACGACCTGTCCGTCTTCACCGCGGATCATCCCGACTACACCGAGGTGACGGCGGCGAGAACCGACCGCATGACCATGGTCCGTGACTTCCTCGCCACCACGACATCACGACAGCTGGCCGAACCCCGTAGAAGCCCCTGGGCCCCCGATCATCGAGAGACCGTCCTCTCGTGCGTGCACACGATACTGAACGAAGAATGGGAACACCTTCGCTACGCGCTCCGCGACCTGGACAAGATCAAAGAAGGCGGCGGCTGA
- a CDS encoding YqjF family protein — translation MVDVEPVTTEPPGHVRPSVLSQTWRQVTFVHWPIDPADAERLLPPGTAPDIVGGVTYVGLVAFRMDRVRPRGFPVVPHLSEFAETNVRLYSVDDAGRRGVVFLSMDAERLIPVIIGRAMGLPYRWSRMRIEAHGGNVSYLCQPGRAGRPSRLAIEIGDPIADQSAHERFVTARWGMHCGRRYLPTEHPAWPLHRARLTSGEDTLVSAAGLPGVTDEPPASVLYSPGVHARFGPRRSEGEHRPIPLGDIDEPA, via the coding sequence ATGGTGGATGTCGAACCGGTTACCACCGAGCCGCCGGGCCACGTGCGCCCCAGCGTGTTGTCACAAACGTGGCGTCAAGTCACCTTCGTCCATTGGCCCATCGACCCGGCCGACGCCGAACGGCTCCTACCACCCGGTACGGCTCCCGACATCGTCGGTGGCGTCACCTATGTCGGCCTGGTGGCGTTCCGAATGGATCGGGTACGGCCCCGTGGATTCCCCGTCGTCCCACATCTCAGCGAGTTCGCCGAGACGAATGTGCGACTGTACTCGGTGGACGACGCGGGCCGGCGGGGTGTGGTGTTCCTGTCGATGGACGCCGAACGCCTGATCCCGGTGATAATCGGGAGAGCCATGGGCTTGCCGTATCGCTGGTCACGCATGCGAATCGAGGCGCACGGCGGGAACGTGTCCTATCTGTGCCAGCCGGGTCGGGCCGGACGTCCGAGCCGGTTGGCGATCGAGATCGGAGACCCGATCGCCGATCAGTCGGCCCACGAACGGTTCGTCACCGCCCGGTGGGGAATGCACTGCGGTCGACGGTACCTACCGACGGAACATCCGGCTTGGCCGTTGCACCGTGCTCGGCTGACGTCCGGTGAGGACACCCTCGTCTCAGCGGCGGGCTTGCCCGGCGTCACCGACGAACCGCCCGCCAGTGTGCTGTACTCCCCCGGTGTCCACGCCCGCTTCGGTCCGCGGCGTTCCGAAGGAGAACACCGTCCGATCCCGCTGGGCGATATCGACGAACCGGCTTAG